Proteins found in one Abyssibius alkaniclasticus genomic segment:
- a CDS encoding acetylornithine deacetylase/succinyl-diaminopimelate desuccinylase family protein has translation MNKQAEFLSRICAKRDELVALTGDLIRIPTLNPPGENYRDICAFLDRRLKASGFETELLRAIGTPGDSERYPRWNIIARRDGARPGACVHFNSHIDVVDVGQGWSLDPFGGALIDGKVYGRGACDMKGGLAASIIAAETFIEVWPDFEGAIEISGTGDEESGGYGGVAWLAERGYFSPERVQHVIIPEPLNKDRICLGHRGVWWGALETHGRIAHGSMPFLGDCAVRHMGAVIAEMEASLYPALAARQTEMPVVPEGARQSTLNINSLHGGQSEGAADFTGLPSPCVPDSARMVLDRRFLMEENLADVEGEIRDLLENLRKTRPNFRYDLREMHHVLPSMTDQKAPVVTSVASAIGAVLGRAPDYVVSPGTYDQKHIDRIGRMKNCIAYGPGILDLAHQPDEYVGVDDMIDSAKVMGLSLAHLLAGETLDDNSGPART, from the coding sequence TGAACAAGCAAGCCGAATTTCTGTCCCGCATCTGTGCCAAGCGCGACGAGCTTGTTGCCCTGACGGGCGATCTGATCCGCATTCCCACGCTCAACCCGCCGGGCGAGAATTACCGCGATATCTGCGCGTTTCTGGACAGGCGGCTGAAGGCAAGCGGCTTTGAGACCGAGCTTTTGCGCGCCATCGGCACGCCGGGCGATTCTGAACGTTACCCGCGCTGGAACATCATTGCGCGGCGCGACGGGGCCAGGCCCGGTGCCTGTGTGCATTTCAACAGCCATATCGACGTGGTCGATGTCGGCCAGGGCTGGAGCCTGGACCCGTTCGGCGGTGCGCTGATCGATGGCAAGGTCTACGGGCGCGGTGCTTGCGATATGAAAGGCGGGCTTGCCGCCAGCATCATCGCCGCTGAAACCTTCATCGAGGTCTGGCCGGATTTTGAGGGCGCGATCGAAATTTCCGGCACGGGGGACGAGGAATCGGGCGGCTATGGCGGTGTTGCCTGGCTGGCGGAACGCGGCTATTTCAGCCCCGAACGCGTGCAGCATGTCATCATCCCCGAACCGCTCAACAAAGACCGGATCTGCCTTGGCCATCGCGGTGTGTGGTGGGGCGCGCTGGAAACGCATGGCCGCATCGCCCACGGCTCCATGCCGTTTCTGGGTGATTGCGCCGTGCGCCATATGGGCGCGGTCATTGCCGAAATGGAAGCCAGCCTTTACCCCGCCTTGGCCGCGCGCCAGACCGAAATGCCGGTGGTGCCCGAAGGGGCGCGCCAGTCCACGCTCAACATCAACTCGCTGCATGGCGGGCAAAGCGAGGGTGCGGCCGATTTCACCGGCCTGCCCAGCCCCTGCGTGCCGGATTCCGCGCGCATGGTGCTGGACCGGCGTTTCCTGATGGAGGAGAATCTGGCCGATGTAGAGGGTGAAATTCGCGACCTGCTCGAAAATTTGCGCAAGACCCGCCCAAATTTCCGCTATGATCTGCGCGAAATGCACCATGTTCTGCCCTCCATGACCGACCAGAAGGCGCCGGTTGTCACCTCGGTGGCCAGCGCGATTGGCGCGGTTCTGGGGCGTGCGCCCGATTACGTTGTCTCCCCCGGCACCTATGATCAAAAGCATATTGACCGGATTGGCCGCATGAAAAACTGTATTGCCTACGGGCCGGGAATCCTCGACCTTGCGCATCAGCCCGATGAATATGTCGGGGTTGATGATATGATCGACTCGGCCAAAGTCATGGGGCTGAGCCTGGCGCATCTGCTGGCGGGCGAGACCCTTGACGATAACAGCGGGCCCGCCCGCACCTGA